Proteins encoded in a region of the Nicotiana tomentosiformis chromosome 9, ASM39032v3, whole genome shotgun sequence genome:
- the LOC104114520 gene encoding DNA repair protein RAD5B, translated as MEMEAKVESENEKKIKMIKSIIGSEITEKAILEALSQQNNNPDAAINHLLDSSPPSAVHKTVTSTGVRISHMVKQENVEESVGCGTVHGLKVKEEPDVVIDEKGLEVEEKKVLDGYESKGSVGKCDLSFDGEEMVNGLKVKEEPDMGIEEKGLKVEEKKVLDDYQSKGSVGKWDLSFDEWLKLPENNPEIDTQKPKEEKKLEIMKVKEEQQDVLCVEPLSARPLSKQEYNSLKNSNVANGAKQEYNRLKSSSNVAICVNMEKMGIKKNMLSTVVIEDGDFPEDLDWLLVGRTIVTGLSTTKGRKLENNEIVHFAFPQQGNSKCSSQWGGSRAAAAAAASSIVRFSTKRFGEIGRLPMEWAKCLIPLVNSSKVKVHGRCVAAPVTLQLMQELMLYVSFYIHQSVFTSCDKSSWKLDSPSQIDTTTYPLLTLFKLLKVKPFQNAEFTPDELYSCKRQLNLECDSNEAASVLPIAKRRNGCQQYSEQNKDEHDISEASFNKLVGSVDMYDLKEMDAPDTLMCCLRPYQKEALYWMSESEKGSDVEETSKTLHPCWAAYRICEERKIYVNIFSGEATTEFPTASKSARGGILADAMGLGKTVMTIALILARLGRGSSLDDQEFVSDDADETVYITKRLTDTDTEVSRKAKGGTLIVCPMALLGQWKDELEAHSKPGSVSVFVHYGGDRSNDPKVIAEQDVVLTTYGVLSATYKADRENSIFHKVDWYRVVLDEAHTIKSWKTLGAQAAFTLSAHCRWCLTGTPLQNNLEDLYSLLCFLHVEPWCNWAWWNKLIQRPYENGDQRALKLIKAILRPLMLRRTKDTKDKEGRPILVLPPTDIQVIQCIQSEAERDFYDALFKRSKVQFDQFVAQGKVLHNYANILELLLRLRQCCNHPFLVMSRSDTQEFADLDKLARRFLETNPDSTTQKAPTPAYVEEVVEGIRYGENTECPICLESADDPVLTPCAHRMCRECLLSSWRTPTSGLCPICRQMLRKNELFTCPSENRFRIDVEKNWQESSKVSKLLECLESIRKTGCGEKSIVFSQWTSFLDLLEIPLKRKKIGYLRFDGKLVQKQRERVLKEFSETNEKTILLMSLKAGGVGLNLTAASNVFLMDPWWNPAVEEQAIMRIHRIGQKNTVRVRRFIVKDTVEERMQQVQGRKQRMIAGALTDEEVRSARLEELKMLFR; from the exons ATGGAAATGGAAGCAAAGGTAGAATCAGAGAACgagaagaaaataaagatgatCAAATCAATCATCGGTTCTGAAATTACAGAAAAGGCCATTCTTGAAGCCCTTTCTCAACAAAACAATAATCCAGATGCAGCCATTAACCACTTGCTCGATTCTTCGCCGCCATCAGCGGTTCACAAGACTGTTACTAGCACTGGAGTTAGGATTTCTCATATGGTAAAACAAGAAAATGTTGAAGAATCAGTGGGCTGTGGAACAGTTCATGGGCTAAAAGTTAAAGAAGAACCTGATGTGGTTATTGATGAAAAAGGGCTAGAAGTGGAAGAAAAGAAGGTTCTTGATGGTTATGAATCAAAAGGGTCTGTTGGTAAATGCGATTTGAGCTTTGATGGTGAAGAAATGGTTAATGGGCTAAAAGTTAAAGAAGAACCTGATATGGGTATTGAGGAGAAAGGGCTAAAAGTGGAAGAAAAGAAGGTTCTTGATGATTATCAATCAAAAGGATCTGTTGGTAAATGGGATTTGAGCTTTGATGAATGGTTAAAGTTGCCCGAAAACAATCCAGAAATCGATACACAGAAGccgaaagaagaaaagaaacttGAAATCATGAAAGTTAAAGAAGAGCAACAAGATGTACTTTGTGTTGAACCATTGTCAGCAAGGCCTTTATCAAAACAAGAATACAATTCCCTGAAAAACAGTAATGTGGCTAATGGTGCAAAACAAGAATACAACAGACTGAAAAGTAGTAGTAATGtggctatttgtgtaaatatGGAAAAAATGGGAATTAAGAAAAATATGCTTAGTACTGTTGTGATAGAAGATGGAGATTTTCCTGAAGATCTTGATTGGTTATTAGTTGGGAGGACTATTGTTACTGGGCTTTCAACTACAAAAGGGAGAAAATTGGAAAACAATGAAATTGTTCATTTTGCTTTTCCTCAACAAGGAAATAGTAAGTGTAGTTCACAATGGGGTGGATCAagagctgctgctgctgctgctgcatCTTCCATTGTTAGATTCTCGACGAAAAGATTTGGGGAG ATTGGGCGTCTCCCAATGGAATGGGCAAAATGTCTCATTCCACTTGTAAATTCTTCAAAGGTAAAGGTTCATGGCCGATGTGTTGCTGCGCCTGTAACTCTGCAGCTAATGCAGGAGCTTATGTTGTATGTAAG TTTCTACATTCACCAGTCAGTGTTTACTAGCTGCGATAAGTCATCTTGGAAGCTGGATTCTCCCTCACAAATTGATACCACAACATATCCACTACTTACTTTGTTCAAGTTACTCAAAGTCAAACCATTTCAAAAT GCTGAGTTCACTCCGGATGAACTTTATTCTTGTAAACGTCAGCTCAATTTAGAA TGTGATTCGAATGAGGCTGCTTCAGTTTTACCAATAGCAAAACGAAGAAACGGCTGCCAGCAGTATTCAGAGCAAAACAAGGATGAGCATGATATCTCTGAAGCATCGTTTAACAAACTTGTTGGTTCTGTAGACATGTATGACTTGAAG GAAATGGATGCTCCCGATACACTTATGTGCTGTCTAAGGCCTTACCAGAAGGAGGCTCTTTACTGGATGTCAGAATCAGAGAAAGGAAGTGATGTTGAGGAAACATCTAAAACTCTTCATCCGTGTTGGGCAGCATATCGGATATGTGAAGA GAGGAAAATTTATGTTAACATTTTCTCTGGGGAAGCAACGACAGAATTCCCAACAGCATCAAAATCAGCACGAGGAGGG ATATTGGCAGATGCAATGGGGCTCGGAAAAACAGTGATGACAATTGCTTTAATTCTTGCTAGACTGGGCAGGGGTAGTAGCCTTGATGATCAAGAATTTGTTTCAGACGACGCAGATGAAACTGTATATATAACTAAAAGGCTCACTGATACTGATACAGAAGTCTCAAGAAAGGCAAAAGGTGGCACTCTCATTGTCTGTCCCATGGCATTACTAGGCCAGTGGAAG GATGAACTTGAAGCACATTCAAAACCTGGTAGCGTTTCAGTTTTCGTTCATTATGGTGGGGACAGAAGTAATGACCCTAAAGTGATAGCAGAACAAGATGTAGTCCTAACAACTTATGGTGTCTTGAGTGCAACTTACAAGGCT GATAGGGAGAATAGCATATTTCATAAAGTTGATTGGTACCGCGTTGTTCTGGATGAGGCACACACCATAAAATCTTGGAAGACTCTCGGTGCACAGGCTGCCTTTACTTTGTCAGCGCATTGTAGGTGGTGTCTTACTGGTACTCCTCTTCAG AATAATTTGGAGGACCTTTACAGCCTTTTATGTTTCTTGCACGTCGAGCCATGGTGCAACTGGGCATG GTGGAACAAGTTAATACAGCGACCTTATGAAAATGGTGATCAAAGAGCTTTAAAATTGATCAAAGCCATTTTAAGGCCACTTATGTTGAGAAGAACAAAGGATACCAAGGACAAAGAAGGAAG GCCGATTCTTGTtctccctccaactgatattcaaGTCATTCAGTGTATACAATCAGAAGCCGAACGTGACTTCTACGATGCCCTCTTCAAGAGATCTAAA GTTCAATTTGATCAGTTTGTGGCACAAGGAAAAGTTCTTCACAACTATGCTAATATTCTCGAATTACTACTTCGATTGAGGCAGTGTTGCAATCATCCTTTCCTTGTTATGAG TCGAAGCGATACACAAGAATTTGCAGACTTAGACAAGCTAGCAAGAAGATTCTTGGAAACAAATCCTGATTCTACAACACAGAAAGCACCTACACCAGCATATGTAGAAGAAGTTGTTGAGGGAATTCGTTACGGCGAAAATACAGAATGTCCAATATGCCTTGAGTCAGCAGATGATCCTGTGTTAACACCATGTGCTCACAGAATGTGCAGAGAATGTCTACTTTCAAGTTGGAGAACTCCAACAAGTGGACTTTGTCCAATTTGTAGACAAATGCTAAGGAAAAATGAGCTATTTACATGTCCATCCGAAAATCGGTTTAGGATTGATGTTGAGAAGAATTGGCAAGAGTCTTCTAAGGTTTCAAAACTGTTGGAATGTTTAGAATCAATAAGAAAAACAGGCTGTGGTGAAAAGAGTATTGTTTTTAGTCAATGGACTTCATTTCTTGATCTTTTGGAGATTCCACTTAAGAGAAAGAAAATTGGTTATTTGAGGTTTGATGGGAAGTTGGTGCAAAAACAAAGAGAAAGGGTCTTGAAAGAGTTCAGTGAGACTAATGAGAAAACA ATTTTGTTAATGTCACTAAAAGCTGGAGGTGTGGGCTTGAACTTAACAGCAGCTTCTAATGTCTTCCTCATG GATCCATGGTGGAATCCTGCAGTAGAGGAGCAAGCAATAATGAGAATTCATCGTATTGGTCAAAAGAATACAGTTCGTGTTAGAAGGTTCATTGTTAAG